In one Bradyrhizobium cosmicum genomic region, the following are encoded:
- the fliF gene encoding flagellar basal-body MS-ring/collar protein FliF, protein MLSRAQVQQLLNNLLELGPRRLMALGLIGFAVLVTVVGGAYYLSRPEFETLYTGLSREDVTRMGAALREQNISFDVNTAGDAVSVRPSQTMQARMLLAEKGLPTSANSGYELFDKIGSLGLTSFMQEVTKLRALEGEIARTVQLMKGVKAARVHIVLPVRGSFRATQQPPSASVVLRTDGAIEARTAQSIRHLVAAAIPGMSKDKVTVLDADGSMLLAEEDEATAAPTKMASLQKTVGGMVQENIRKALTPYLGLDNFEVSVASQLSTDKRQTNETVYDPESRAERSVRNVRENEKSQNADRSTPTTVQQNLPDQQVNSGGTKNSSEDKTRREDVTNFEVSSKTTTTVSDGYSVKKLFIAVLVNRARLVADLGDKSNQAIVDSKLAEISQLAATAGGLDKTRGDQIQVTAVDFIEGSRELAPVPPISFVEMINKQLGSVINAVTILAVASMLVWFGLRPAVNGILTHRAQQEQTEAAEAAELEAAAALALGDSQDPELNLVEDLEGKMQRTPQKRLEQIVRLDQAQAAAILKDWMRREEAA, encoded by the coding sequence ATGCTCAGTCGCGCGCAGGTACAGCAACTGCTCAACAATCTGCTGGAGCTTGGGCCGCGACGCCTGATGGCCTTGGGTCTGATCGGCTTTGCCGTCCTCGTCACCGTGGTCGGCGGCGCCTATTACCTGAGCCGGCCCGAGTTCGAAACGCTTTACACGGGCCTCAGCCGCGAAGACGTGACGCGTATGGGCGCGGCGTTGCGCGAGCAGAACATCAGCTTCGACGTCAATACAGCCGGCGATGCAGTCTCGGTGCGCCCGAGCCAGACCATGCAGGCGCGGATGCTGCTGGCCGAAAAGGGGCTGCCGACCAGCGCCAATTCCGGCTACGAGCTGTTCGACAAGATCGGTTCGCTCGGCCTTACGTCGTTCATGCAGGAGGTCACCAAGCTCCGCGCGCTCGAAGGCGAGATCGCGCGTACGGTGCAGCTGATGAAGGGCGTGAAGGCGGCGCGGGTCCATATCGTGCTGCCGGTGCGGGGCTCGTTCCGCGCGACGCAGCAACCCCCTTCGGCGTCGGTCGTGCTGCGCACTGACGGTGCGATCGAGGCGCGAACGGCTCAGTCGATCCGCCACCTCGTTGCCGCGGCCATTCCGGGCATGAGCAAAGACAAGGTGACGGTGTTGGATGCCGATGGTTCGATGCTGCTCGCCGAGGAGGACGAAGCCACTGCCGCTCCCACCAAGATGGCAAGCCTTCAGAAGACGGTCGGCGGCATGGTGCAGGAGAACATCCGTAAGGCGCTGACGCCGTATCTGGGCCTCGACAATTTCGAGGTGAGCGTCGCATCGCAGCTCTCGACCGACAAGCGGCAGACGAACGAGACCGTCTACGACCCGGAGAGTCGCGCCGAGCGCTCGGTCCGCAACGTCCGCGAAAACGAGAAGTCACAGAACGCGGATCGCTCGACGCCGACCACGGTGCAACAAAATCTTCCTGATCAGCAGGTGAACTCGGGCGGCACCAAGAATTCCAGCGAGGACAAGACCCGGCGCGAGGACGTCACCAACTTCGAAGTCTCATCCAAGACCACGACGACGGTAAGCGATGGCTATTCCGTCAAGAAGCTCTTCATCGCCGTCCTGGTCAATCGAGCCCGGCTCGTCGCCGATCTCGGCGACAAGAGCAACCAGGCCATCGTCGACAGCAAGCTCGCCGAGATCAGCCAGCTTGCGGCGACCGCCGGGGGGCTGGACAAGACGCGTGGCGACCAGATCCAGGTGACGGCCGTCGACTTCATCGAGGGCTCGCGCGAACTGGCGCCGGTGCCGCCGATCAGCTTCGTCGAGATGATCAACAAGCAGCTCGGCAGCGTCATCAACGCTGTGACCATCCTGGCGGTTGCGTCGATGCTGGTCTGGTTCGGCCTGCGTCCCGCGGTCAATGGCATCCTCACCCACCGTGCCCAGCAGGAGCAGACCGAGGCGGCCGAGGCCGCGGAGCTCGAAGCTGCGGCGGCCCTCGCCTTGGGCGACAGTCAGGACCCCGAGCTCAACCTCGTGGAAGACCTTGAAGGTAAGATGCAACGAACACCGCAGAAGCGGCTGGAGCAGATTGTCCGGCTCGATCAGGCTCAGGCGGCAGCGATCCTTAAAGACTGGATGCGACGCGAGGAGGCGGCATGA
- a CDS encoding flagellar basal body-associated FliL family protein, translating into MRLIAAILALTLVAIGAGALAGLHLFAAAERVADAKKTATPPPLASSYAGSARLRKLSPIVTNLAAPANNWARVEASMVTDSMSDEDAGILAAHISEDIVTYLRSATVGQFEGSRGLQHLRDDLAERANIRSSGKVRELIIETLVIQ; encoded by the coding sequence ATGCGCCTGATTGCGGCCATTCTGGCGCTGACCCTCGTCGCGATCGGCGCGGGTGCGCTTGCCGGCCTGCATCTGTTTGCGGCTGCCGAGCGCGTCGCGGACGCGAAGAAGACCGCCACACCGCCGCCCCTTGCCTCGAGCTACGCCGGCAGCGCGCGGCTGAGGAAGCTGTCCCCGATCGTGACCAATCTTGCCGCGCCGGCCAACAACTGGGCCCGTGTCGAAGCTTCCATGGTGACCGACAGCATGAGTGACGAGGACGCAGGCATCCTGGCCGCCCACATCAGCGAGGACATCGTGACCTATCTGCGCTCGGCGACGGTCGGCCAGTTCGAGGGATCGCGCGGGCTGCAGCATCTGCGCGACGACCTCGCCGAACGCGCCAACATCCGCTCGTCGGGCAAGGTCCGCGAATTGATCATTGAGACGTTGGTGATTCAGTGA
- a CDS encoding flagellin — protein sequence MSSLLTNSTAMTALQTLRSVSSQLSTTQNRISTGQRVSTASDNAAYWSIATSMRADNAALSAVSDSLGLSAATVDTEYTALTTVVGDSSSGLTKLQSLLVQAKTAGIDRTKIQADVTQIQQQMKATASAATFNGVNWLSTTATTPTTVNLVSSFSRVGGTPTTGSISLTVANYSLYTSTQGGILDKVSGAASVDTISISALTDSAADQTTLDGYIAQVTTAINSVAAAAADLGAVKNRISTNTDFVKSLMDSVDRGIGQLVDADMNQESTRLAALQVQQQLGVQALSIANNSSQSILSLFR from the coding sequence ATGTCAAGCCTGCTTACGAACTCGACCGCCATGACCGCGCTCCAGACCCTGCGGTCTGTCAGCTCGCAGCTCTCCACCACGCAGAACCGCATCTCGACCGGCCAGCGTGTTTCGACCGCTTCGGACAACGCCGCCTACTGGTCGATCGCAACCTCGATGCGCGCCGACAACGCCGCGCTCTCCGCCGTCTCCGACTCGCTCGGTCTGTCGGCCGCGACCGTCGACACCGAATACACCGCTCTGACCACGGTTGTCGGCGACAGCAGCTCCGGCCTGACCAAGCTCCAGTCCCTGCTGGTGCAGGCCAAGACCGCCGGTATCGATCGCACCAAGATCCAGGCTGACGTCACCCAGATCCAGCAGCAGATGAAGGCGACCGCTTCTGCGGCGACCTTCAACGGTGTGAACTGGCTGAGCACGACCGCCACCACGCCGACGACGGTGAACCTGGTGTCGTCGTTCTCCCGCGTCGGCGGCACGCCGACCACCGGCTCGATCAGCCTGACCGTCGCCAACTACTCGCTCTACACCAGCACCCAGGGCGGTATTCTGGACAAGGTGAGCGGCGCCGCGTCGGTCGACACGATCAGCATCAGCGCGCTGACCGACTCGGCGGCCGACCAGACCACGCTTGACGGCTACATCGCGCAGGTCACGACTGCGATCAACTCGGTCGCCGCGGCCGCCGCCGACCTCGGCGCCGTCAAGAACCGTATCTCGACCAACACGGACTTCGTGAAGTCGCTGATGGATTCGGTTGATCGCGGTATCGGCCAGCTCGTCGACGCCGACATGAACCAGGAGTCCACCCGCCTGGCGGCCCTCCAGGTCCAGCAGCAGCTCGGCGTGCAGGCACTCTCGATCGCCAACAACAGCAGCCAGAGCATCCTGTCGCTGTTCCGCTAA
- a CDS encoding flagellar hook-basal body complex protein FliE: MLEAISSTAISAGQAASRATEAQAIAPAAPTAIQSTDDVGFESVMKQVTTDAIGTLKAGEAASISAMQGKESTRRVVEALMSAEQALQTAVAVRDKVVQAYQEVVRMSI; this comes from the coding sequence ATGCTTGAAGCAATTTCATCCACGGCGATTTCCGCAGGTCAGGCGGCGTCCCGTGCAACCGAAGCGCAGGCCATCGCGCCCGCCGCGCCGACCGCGATCCAGTCCACCGACGACGTCGGATTCGAATCGGTGATGAAGCAGGTGACGACGGACGCGATCGGAACGCTGAAGGCGGGCGAAGCGGCGTCAATCTCGGCGATGCAGGGCAAGGAATCGACGCGTCGCGTCGTGGAGGCGCTGATGTCGGCCGAGCAGGCCTTGCAGACGGCGGTCGCGGTTCGCGACAAGGTAGTGCAGGCCTACCAAGAAGTCGTTCGTATGTCGATTTGA
- a CDS encoding flagellin has translation MGSSLLTNSSAMTALQTLRNVSSQLATTQNRISTGMRVSTASDNAAYWSIATSMRADNAALSAVSDSLGLSAATVDTEYTALTAVVGDQTGGLTKLQALLVEAKTAGIDRTKIQADITQIQQQMKGTANAATFNGVNWLSATATTPATFNLVSSFSRVGGTPTIGSITLTIANYSLYTSTQTGILDKVSGTASIDTISISALTDSTADMTTLDGYIAQVTTAINSVASAAADLGAVKNRISTNTEFVKTLMDSVDRGVGQLVDADMNAESTRLQALQTQQQLGVQALSIANQNSQSILSLFR, from the coding sequence ATGGGTTCTAGCCTTCTCACCAACTCGTCTGCAATGACCGCGCTGCAGACCCTCCGCAACGTCAGCTCGCAGCTTGCCACCACGCAGAACCGGATCTCGACCGGTATGCGCGTGTCGACTGCTTCGGACAACGCGGCCTACTGGTCGATCGCGACGTCGATGCGCGCCGACAACGCCGCGCTCTCCGCCGTCTCCGACTCGCTCGGTCTGTCGGCTGCGACCGTCGACACCGAATATACCGCTCTGACCGCGGTTGTCGGTGACCAGACCGGTGGTCTGACCAAGCTGCAGGCGCTGCTGGTCGAGGCCAAGACGGCCGGTATAGACCGCACCAAGATCCAGGCGGACATCACCCAGATCCAGCAGCAGATGAAGGGCACCGCGAATGCGGCGACCTTCAACGGCGTGAACTGGTTGAGCGCGACGGCGACCACGCCGGCGACCTTCAACCTGGTGTCGTCGTTCTCGCGCGTCGGTGGCACGCCGACGATCGGCTCGATCACCCTGACGATCGCCAACTACTCGCTGTACACCTCGACCCAGACCGGCATCCTGGACAAGGTAAGCGGCACCGCCTCGATCGACACGATCAGCATCTCCGCGCTGACCGACTCGACCGCCGACATGACCACGCTCGATGGCTACATCGCGCAGGTCACGACTGCGATCAACTCGGTGGCCTCGGCCGCCGCCGATCTCGGCGCCGTCAAGAACCGCATCTCGACCAACACGGAGTTCGTCAAGACCCTGATGGACTCGGTGGATCGTGGTGTCGGTCAGCTCGTCGACGCCGACATGAACGCGGAATCCACCCGCCTTCAGGCTCTCCAGACCCAGCAGCAGCTCGGCGTCCAGGCACTCTCGATCGCCAACCAGAACAGCCAGAGCATCCTCTCGCTGTTCCGCTAA
- the flgI gene encoding flagellar basal body P-ring protein FlgI: MTRVLLALVLLVFAASAQAAVRIKDIADIKGLRENQIVGYGLVIGLNGTGDTLRNAPFTEQSLQSMLENMGINVRNETTSTNNPPRPTTLRTRNVAAVMVTADLQPSIGAGERMDVTVSSLGDATSLLGGTLVMTSLRAADGAVYAVAQGAVTVAGYSVGGQAQNVSQGTPTAGRIPNGALVEREVQGSLHEMEFLVLELKNPDFVTATRILDAINRFAGGRYRAQIAFERDFRTIVLSKPRHIGPVRFLAEIGELTVEPDTPARVVINERTGTVVIGRDVRISTVAVTHGNLTVRVTELPVVSQPAPFSQGQTVVVPQTIVEANEAGSQVAILSGVDLQRLVRGLNQIGLKPSGIIAILQAIKTAGALQADVIVQ, translated from the coding sequence ATGACCAGAGTCCTGCTCGCGCTCGTCCTCCTCGTCTTCGCCGCCAGCGCCCAGGCCGCAGTCCGTATCAAGGACATCGCGGACATCAAAGGACTGCGTGAAAACCAGATTGTGGGCTACGGCCTCGTCATCGGCCTGAATGGCACCGGCGACACGCTCCGTAACGCCCCGTTCACGGAGCAGTCCCTTCAGTCGATGCTCGAGAACATGGGCATCAACGTCAGGAACGAGACCACGAGCACCAACAATCCCCCGCGTCCGACCACACTGCGTACGCGCAACGTCGCGGCCGTGATGGTGACTGCGGACCTGCAGCCCTCGATCGGGGCGGGTGAGCGCATGGACGTGACCGTGTCGTCCCTTGGCGATGCGACCTCGCTGCTCGGCGGCACGCTGGTGATGACCTCGTTGCGCGCGGCAGACGGAGCGGTCTACGCGGTGGCGCAGGGCGCGGTCACGGTCGCCGGCTACAGCGTCGGCGGCCAGGCTCAGAACGTCAGCCAGGGTACGCCGACCGCGGGGCGCATCCCGAACGGTGCGCTGGTCGAGCGCGAGGTACAGGGAAGCCTCCACGAGATGGAGTTCCTGGTGCTGGAGCTCAAGAACCCCGATTTCGTCACCGCGACGCGTATCCTCGATGCCATCAATCGCTTCGCCGGCGGCCGCTATCGCGCCCAGATTGCGTTCGAACGCGATTTCCGCACCATCGTGCTGTCGAAGCCGCGCCATATCGGCCCGGTCCGTTTTCTGGCTGAAATCGGCGAGCTGACGGTCGAGCCGGACACGCCGGCGCGGGTGGTGATCAACGAGCGCACCGGCACGGTGGTGATCGGGCGTGACGTGCGCATATCGACCGTTGCCGTGACGCACGGCAATCTGACGGTTCGTGTCACCGAGCTTCCCGTGGTGTCGCAGCCGGCGCCGTTCTCGCAGGGCCAGACTGTGGTCGTGCCCCAGACCATCGTCGAAGCCAACGAGGCCGGATCGCAGGTAGCGATTCTGAGCGGCGTCGATCTCCAGCGCCTGGTGCGTGGACTGAACCAGATCGGCCTGAAGCCATCAGGCATCATCGCGATCCTCCAGGCGATCAAGACGGCCGGCGCACTCCAGGCCGACGTCATCGTGCAATGA
- the flgH gene encoding flagellar basal body L-ring protein FlgH: MKHLILILSLVMLAGCVGDPAEVLTGPRLSPVGSGLRTQADPIPVTPRLRSPVSYRSTWDDGTDLYRDPRARRTGDVVTVIISMQDKAKLDNKTGRSRDSQVKFGLDWLMDVAGWQDKGSTSANLSTNTQIKGNGQIDRTEDIKLSIAAIVTDVLPNGNMMISGSQEFKVNTEMRVLNVGGIVRPRDISRTNTISYEKIAEARVSYGGHGNLSDVQQPGWGHRIYDAVAPF; the protein is encoded by the coding sequence ATGAAACATCTCATCCTCATCCTGTCGCTCGTGATGCTTGCCGGATGCGTCGGCGATCCCGCGGAGGTCCTGACCGGTCCGCGCCTGTCGCCGGTCGGCAGCGGGCTGAGGACGCAGGCCGATCCGATCCCGGTGACGCCACGGCTTCGCTCGCCTGTCAGCTACCGTTCGACCTGGGACGACGGCACCGATCTGTACCGCGACCCCCGGGCCCGGCGCACCGGCGACGTCGTGACGGTGATCATCTCGATGCAGGACAAGGCCAAGCTGGACAACAAGACCGGCCGTTCGCGCGATTCGCAGGTCAAGTTCGGCCTCGACTGGCTGATGGACGTCGCCGGATGGCAGGACAAGGGCTCGACCAGCGCCAATCTCAGCACCAATACCCAGATTAAGGGTAACGGCCAGATCGATCGCACCGAGGACATCAAGCTGTCGATCGCCGCAATTGTCACCGACGTCTTGCCGAACGGCAATATGATGATCAGCGGGTCGCAGGAATTCAAGGTCAACACGGAGATGCGCGTGCTCAATGTCGGCGGCATCGTGCGTCCGCGCGATATCTCGCGCACCAACACGATCTCCTACGAGAAGATCGCCGAGGCGCGCGTCTCCTACGGCGGTCACGGAAATCTGTCTGACGTGCAGCAGCCTGGATGGGGACATCGGATCTATGACGCCGTCGCACCATTCTGA
- a CDS encoding MotE family protein, protein MLKLDHKAKLLLLIAVSALASASPVLALDEAKPTKPLNLLSFARARAAGPQKPSSPVTPVPGDNASIRATAWAAEDSGPAITGAVPASETRAQAPASAAAPVRTAKPGSVTVPPKPAPAQAAAPADSDVALFCSNVADPAVDARLAWQLKELEKAETLLRERIAEVEAKRAEYEKWMALRDDFLKKAEAQVVEIYSRMKPDAAATQIAGMADETAAAVLAKLSPRSSSAIFNEMETARAAHLADLLGGMRRVDDGKTK, encoded by the coding sequence ATGCTGAAGCTGGATCACAAAGCCAAACTCCTCCTCCTGATCGCGGTCTCCGCGCTCGCGAGCGCTTCGCCCGTGCTCGCACTGGACGAGGCCAAGCCGACCAAGCCGCTCAACCTGCTGTCCTTCGCGCGTGCCCGCGCGGCTGGACCGCAAAAGCCGTCCTCGCCGGTCACGCCGGTACCAGGTGACAACGCGTCGATCCGGGCGACGGCGTGGGCGGCTGAAGACTCCGGACCTGCGATCACCGGCGCGGTGCCGGCGTCCGAAACGCGTGCACAGGCCCCAGCGTCCGCAGCCGCGCCTGTGCGCACGGCCAAGCCCGGCAGCGTCACGGTCCCGCCGAAGCCCGCACCGGCGCAGGCGGCTGCACCCGCGGACAGCGACGTTGCCCTGTTCTGCAGCAACGTCGCCGACCCCGCCGTCGATGCGAGACTGGCATGGCAGCTCAAGGAGCTGGAAAAGGCCGAGACCCTGCTGCGCGAACGGATCGCCGAGGTCGAGGCCAAACGCGCCGAATACGAGAAGTGGATGGCGCTGCGCGACGATTTCCTGAAAAAGGCCGAGGCGCAGGTCGTCGAGATCTATTCGCGCATGAAGCCGGACGCCGCGGCGACCCAGATCGCCGGCATGGCGGACGAGACCGCTGCGGCCGTGCTCGCCAAGCTCAGCCCGAGGAGTTCGAGCGCGATCTTCAACGAGATGGAGACGGCGCGCGCGGCGCACCTTGCCGATCTGCTCGGCGGAATGCGTCGCGTGGATGACGGAAAGACCAAGTAG
- the flgA gene encoding flagellar basal body P-ring formation chaperone FlgA: MLNRVGLMVRGLAAVLLVLVSARLAAAEEKRLPVPAVSIRAGELIRDDMITERAFAPNVLGVAMFIEGRQVLVGRMARRTLLPGQPIPSNSVEDPWTVARGAMVKVVVEDSGLSIVTYGSAMQSGAPGALIPIRNTDTGVIIRGVVQPDGTIKVVDGS; encoded by the coding sequence ATGTTGAACAGGGTGGGCTTGATGGTGCGCGGATTGGCCGCCGTGCTGCTGGTTCTGGTCTCGGCGCGCCTCGCCGCGGCCGAGGAGAAGCGGCTTCCCGTGCCGGCCGTTTCGATCCGCGCCGGTGAGCTGATCCGGGACGACATGATCACGGAACGCGCCTTCGCGCCGAACGTGCTTGGCGTTGCCATGTTCATCGAAGGACGCCAGGTCCTGGTCGGACGCATGGCACGGCGCACGCTGCTGCCGGGCCAGCCGATCCCGAGCAATTCGGTGGAGGATCCCTGGACTGTCGCGCGCGGTGCCATGGTCAAGGTCGTGGTCGAGGATAGCGGCCTGTCGATCGTGACCTACGGCTCGGCCATGCAGTCGGGCGCGCCCGGCGCGCTCATCCCGATCCGAAACACGGACACAGGCGTGATCATCAGGGGCGTCGTCCAGCCGGACGGCACCATCAAGGTCGTGGACGGATCATGA
- the flgC gene encoding flagellar basal body rod protein FlgC, translated as MLDSLQASLTVASSGLESQSTRMRIVSENLANATSTGRTAGADPYQRKTITFDAALDRASGAQLAKVKEIGVDTTPYRVEYDPGHPAADKAGYVKLPNVNMMIEMADMREVNRSYEANLQVVKQVRSMLGMTIDLLRS; from the coding sequence ATGCTGGACTCCCTGCAAGCGTCATTGACGGTCGCGAGCTCCGGGCTCGAATCGCAATCGACGCGCATGCGCATCGTCTCGGAAAACCTCGCCAACGCGACGTCGACGGGGCGTACAGCCGGCGCCGACCCTTATCAACGCAAGACCATCACGTTCGACGCCGCGCTGGATCGCGCCTCGGGCGCGCAGCTCGCGAAAGTCAAGGAGATCGGCGTCGATACCACGCCGTACCGCGTCGAGTACGATCCGGGGCATCCCGCCGCCGACAAGGCCGGCTACGTCAAGCTGCCGAACGTCAACATGATGATCGAGATGGCCGACATGCGGGAAGTCAACCGGTCCTATGAAGCCAATCTACAGGTCGTGAAACAGGTGAGGTCGATGCTGGGCATGACCATCGACCTGCTGAGGAGCTGA
- the fliP gene encoding flagellar type III secretion system pore protein FliP (The bacterial flagellar biogenesis protein FliP forms a type III secretion system (T3SS)-type pore required for flagellar assembly.), producing the protein MRVKVLLLALILVVLPEVALAQIPDLNSLLPPGNGSTSGRIIQLMALITVLSVAPGLLIMVTSFTRFAVALSFLRSGLGLQTTPANLVLISLALFMTFYVMAPTFDRAWETGVQPLMKNEISEEEAYVKITDPFRDFMLAHVRDKDLQTFESLAAESFRKKFDDKRIDLRVIIPAFMISELRRSFEIGFLIMLPFLVIDMIVATLTMSMGMMMMPPTILALPFKMLFFVLIDGWNLLASGLVRSFS; encoded by the coding sequence GTGAGAGTGAAAGTCCTGCTGCTCGCGTTGATTCTGGTCGTCCTGCCCGAAGTGGCGCTCGCCCAGATTCCGGACCTCAACTCGCTGCTGCCGCCCGGAAACGGCTCGACCAGCGGCCGCATCATCCAGCTGATGGCGCTGATCACGGTGCTGTCGGTGGCGCCGGGTCTGCTCATCATGGTGACGAGCTTCACGCGATTTGCGGTGGCGCTGTCGTTCCTGCGCTCCGGTCTCGGCTTGCAAACCACGCCGGCCAATCTCGTGCTGATCAGCCTTGCGCTGTTCATGACCTTCTACGTGATGGCTCCGACCTTCGATCGCGCCTGGGAAACCGGCGTCCAGCCTCTGATGAAGAACGAGATCTCGGAGGAAGAGGCTTACGTGAAGATCACCGATCCGTTCCGCGATTTCATGCTGGCTCACGTTCGCGACAAGGATCTCCAGACCTTCGAGTCACTGGCCGCAGAGAGCTTTCGCAAGAAGTTCGACGACAAGCGCATCGATCTGCGCGTCATCATTCCGGCCTTCATGATCTCCGAGCTCAGGCGCTCGTTCGAGATCGGGTTCTTGATCATGCTGCCGTTCCTCGTGATCGACATGATCGTGGCCACGTTGACGATGTCGATGGGCATGATGATGATGCCGCCGACGATCCTCGCGCTGCCGTTCAAGATGTTGTTCTTCGTGCTGATCGACGGCTGGAATCTGCTCGCCTCGGGCCTGGTGCGGTCGTTCTCGTAG
- the flgG gene encoding flagellar basal-body rod protein FlgG: MKSLAIAATGMNAQQTNIEVIANNIANINSTSYKRARAEFTDLFYQMDRMQGVTNVNGSSPIPEGANLGLGVKSAAIRKLHIQGALTQTGNPYDMAINGRGWFQVLGPNNEVQYTRAGSFNTNANGQLVTIDGYLLDPAITVPQGTVEVTVNQTGQVFAKLDTEINARQIGQLNLANFANEAGLEPLGSNLYRETTASGTPVVGLPGDSGYGKINQKYLEASNVDPVKEITELISAQRAYEMNAKVIQASDEMAQTVSKGMR; the protein is encoded by the coding sequence GTGAAATCGCTCGCCATTGCGGCCACGGGCATGAATGCCCAGCAGACCAACATCGAAGTTATTGCGAACAACATCGCAAACATCAACTCGACGTCGTACAAGCGGGCTCGCGCGGAGTTCACCGATCTGTTCTATCAGATGGATCGCATGCAGGGCGTCACGAACGTCAACGGCTCGTCGCCGATTCCGGAGGGCGCCAATCTCGGACTTGGCGTCAAGTCGGCGGCCATCCGCAAGCTTCACATTCAGGGCGCGCTGACGCAGACCGGAAACCCTTACGACATGGCCATCAACGGCCGGGGCTGGTTTCAAGTGCTCGGCCCGAACAACGAAGTGCAATACACCCGCGCGGGTTCGTTCAACACCAACGCGAACGGCCAACTCGTCACGATCGACGGCTATCTGCTGGATCCCGCCATCACGGTGCCGCAGGGAACCGTCGAGGTTACGGTCAACCAGACCGGACAGGTGTTCGCCAAGCTGGACACCGAAATCAATGCGCGGCAGATCGGCCAGCTCAACCTCGCCAATTTTGCCAACGAGGCGGGCCTCGAGCCGCTCGGCAGCAATCTCTATCGCGAGACCACGGCGTCGGGCACGCCAGTCGTCGGACTCCCGGGCGATTCCGGTTACGGCAAGATCAACCAGAAATATCTCGAAGCCTCGAACGTCGATCCGGTCAAGGAAATCACCGAGTTGATCTCGGCGCAGCGCGCCTACGAAATGAACGCCAAGGTCATCCAGGCCTCGGATGAAATGGCCCAGACGGTCTCGAAGGGCATGCGCTAG
- a CDS encoding flagellin produces MSSSLLTNSSAMTALQTLRNVSSQLATTQNRISTGQRVSTASDNAAYWSIATSMRADNAALSAVSDSLGLSAATVDTEYTALTAVVGDQTGGLTKLQALLVEAKTAGIDRTKIQADITQIQQQMKGTADAATFNGVNWLSATAATPATFNLVSSFSRVGGTPTIGSITLTIANYSLYTSTQTGILDKVSGTASINTINISALTDSAADQTTLDGYIAQVTTALNSVASAAADLGAVKNRLSTNTEFVKTLMDSVDRGVGQLVDADMNAESTRLQALQTQQQLGVQALSIANQNSQSILSLFK; encoded by the coding sequence ATGAGCTCCAGTCTGCTCACCAACTCTTCTGCAATGACCGCGCTGCAGACCCTCCGCAACGTCAGCTCGCAGCTCGCGACCACGCAGAACCGGATTTCGACCGGCCAGCGCGTCTCGACCGCTTCGGACAATGCCGCTTATTGGTCGATTGCGACCTCGATGCGTGCCGACAACGCCGCGCTCTCCGCCGTCTCCGACTCGCTCGGTTTGTCGGCTGCGACCGTCGACACCGAATATACCGCTCTAACCGCGGTTGTCGGCGACCAGACCGGGGGGCTGACCAAGCTCCAGGCACTGCTGGTCGAAGCCAAGACCGCAGGCATCGACCGCACCAAGATCCAGGCCGACATCACCCAGATCCAGCAGCAGATGAAGGGGACCGCCGACGCGGCAACCTTCAACGGTGTGAACTGGCTGAGCGCAACGGCGGCGACGCCGGCGACCTTCAACCTGGTGTCGTCGTTCTCGCGCGTCGGCGGCACGCCCACCATCGGCTCCATCACCCTGACGATCGCCAACTACTCGCTCTACACCTCGACCCAGACCGGCATCCTGGACAAGGTGAGCGGCACCGCGTCGATCAACACGATCAACATCAGCGCATTGACCGATTCGGCCGCTGACCAGACCACGCTCGACGGCTACATCGCGCAGGTCACCACTGCGCTCAACTCCGTGGCCTCGGCCGCTGCCGATCTCGGTGCAGTCAAGAACCGCCTCTCGACCAACACGGAGTTCGTCAAGACCTTGATGGACTCGGTAGACCGCGGTGTCGGTCAGCTCGTCGACGCCGACATGAACGCGGAATCCACCCGCCTTCAGGCGCTGCAAACCCAGCAGCAACTCGGCGTGCAGGCGCTCTCGATTGCCAACCAGAACAGCCAGAGCATCCTCTCGCTGTTCAAGTAA